A genomic window from Deltaproteobacteria bacterium IMCC39524 includes:
- a CDS encoding carboxypeptidase-like regulatory domain-containing protein: MKWYRPLFACVLICLVSVTAFAESGVRGRVAWRGELIPEITVRAYRQIADIGKGDVVAVSAPTDLDGLYQLELKPGNYVLTASNSSGALKPGDLFCYYSGSPIQIPAEGYRNVGFNLIRVPDAQPVKDAARSGIYGQLSYQGEPLEKAYLYVYKDPSKNFKGPGYFIQPVARGDFRLNLPPGEYYLLARKRIQGGQFGPIEIGDYFNYYHGNPVRIEAGQVQEIKIETVTRLSMLEEDVVDLQGVSGQVVDASGVAQAGLYVFAYRQAAMTGNPDFFSAPTGADGHFEISLPDSGPYYLLARQAFGGPAGGNELYGKLQAPGGDPMPVTVSTKQEEVVIHVAPKTSD; the protein is encoded by the coding sequence ATGAAGTGGTACCGTCCTCTTTTTGCCTGTGTTTTGATCTGCCTGGTCAGTGTGACCGCGTTCGCCGAAAGTGGTGTGCGCGGTCGCGTCGCCTGGCGCGGTGAGCTGATCCCGGAGATAACAGTCCGGGCCTACCGTCAGATTGCGGACATTGGCAAAGGTGACGTGGTCGCTGTTTCAGCGCCGACTGATCTTGATGGTCTCTATCAACTTGAATTGAAACCTGGCAACTACGTTCTCACCGCCAGCAACAGCTCTGGAGCTCTCAAGCCGGGGGATCTCTTTTGCTACTACAGCGGCAGCCCGATTCAGATCCCGGCCGAGGGGTATCGCAATGTCGGCTTCAACCTGATCCGCGTTCCAGATGCGCAGCCGGTGAAAGATGCTGCACGGTCCGGTATCTATGGGCAGCTCAGCTACCAGGGTGAGCCGTTGGAAAAGGCTTATCTCTATGTCTACAAAGACCCCTCTAAAAACTTCAAGGGGCCGGGGTACTTTATCCAGCCGGTGGCTCGTGGTGACTTCCGACTCAATCTTCCCCCCGGTGAGTATTATCTCCTTGCTCGCAAGAGAATCCAGGGTGGCCAGTTCGGGCCGATAGAGATTGGCGACTATTTCAACTATTACCATGGTAACCCGGTTCGCATCGAAGCCGGTCAGGTCCAGGAGATCAAGATCGAGACGGTGACCCGCCTCTCGATGCTTGAGGAAGATGTTGTTGACCTGCAAGGTGTCAGCGGTCAGGTCGTTGACGCTTCGGGGGTCGCTCAGGCAGGACTGTACGTTTTTGCTTACCGACAAGCAGCGATGACTGGAAACCCCGATTTTTTCTCTGCGCCGACCGGTGCGGACGGGCATTTCGAGATTTCTCTTCCCGACAGTGGGCCCTACTACCTGCTGGCGCGGCAAGCCTTTGGTGGACCGGCGGGTGGTAATGAACTTTATGGCAAGTTACAGGCGCCAGGTGGCGATCCTATGCCGGTTACTGTTTCGACAAAGCAAGAGGAGGTAGTGATCCATGTGGCACCGAAGACTTCTGACTAG
- a CDS encoding right-handed parallel beta-helix repeat-containing protein, which produces MWHRRLLTSWIVAFASLILVSTCFGMELTGKVKWSGQVDLQEPVIVSPGATLTIAPGTQVSVANSQVKISVRGLIKSQGSATSPVVFKGPKGWLGIEFMEAPQGSSLVWTEFYSAQAALSSFATDFKVANCTFKDGEFGVRLLRESSPVIINSTFKDNQVGIANEMKSGAKIRGNSFINQSRSAILASHNSKGEIAENRFEKNKQAVTLLQDYPDRISQNTFIENEVGVYCSQTKSSPLIEENLFERNQYGVLNFSFSYPVIKNNRFIDNKTAVHNDQYGSPVVENNLFRGNEMALYNYRKSNPKVRLNSFEQNALALYCDFSAYPDVKENNFLGNVLGVKLGIYQSADWERRSGSKKIMQKESASRRSQNPLLANAPETFSDFVDVSGNWWGDDTAQLTKVGEGNSPLFYDRHDEPEVTYENYGPGVYKLDRVHFSPWLNEPVKDVGPVESK; this is translated from the coding sequence ATGTGGCACCGAAGACTTCTGACTAGTTGGATTGTCGCATTTGCCAGCTTGATCCTGGTCAGCACCTGCTTTGGCATGGAGCTGACAGGGAAAGTAAAATGGTCCGGGCAGGTCGATCTGCAGGAACCGGTCATTGTGAGCCCCGGTGCGACTTTAACGATTGCTCCTGGCACCCAGGTGTCAGTAGCGAATTCCCAGGTGAAAATCAGCGTACGCGGGCTGATCAAAAGCCAGGGCAGCGCAACGTCTCCCGTTGTTTTCAAGGGCCCGAAGGGTTGGCTGGGGATCGAGTTTATGGAGGCGCCTCAAGGCAGCTCCCTGGTCTGGACAGAATTTTACTCCGCCCAGGCAGCGCTTAGCAGCTTTGCGACGGACTTCAAGGTAGCAAACTGCACCTTTAAAGATGGCGAATTTGGCGTTAGGCTGCTGCGCGAATCCAGCCCGGTTATTATCAATTCAACCTTTAAGGACAACCAGGTTGGCATCGCCAATGAAATGAAGTCTGGTGCAAAGATTCGTGGCAACAGCTTTATCAATCAATCGCGCTCAGCGATCCTGGCTTCTCACAACAGTAAGGGCGAGATTGCCGAAAACAGGTTCGAGAAAAACAAGCAGGCAGTCACCTTGCTGCAGGACTACCCGGATCGTATCAGTCAGAACACCTTCATTGAGAATGAAGTGGGGGTCTACTGCAGCCAAACCAAAAGCAGTCCGTTGATCGAAGAGAACCTCTTCGAGCGCAACCAGTACGGGGTGTTGAATTTCTCCTTTTCCTACCCAGTGATCAAAAATAATCGCTTCATCGACAACAAGACTGCCGTACACAACGATCAGTACGGATCTCCTGTGGTTGAGAACAACCTGTTTCGCGGTAACGAAATGGCTCTTTATAATTATCGCAAATCCAATCCCAAAGTTCGTTTGAACAGTTTTGAACAGAATGCTTTGGCGCTCTACTGTGATTTTTCAGCTTATCCGGACGTTAAAGAGAACAATTTTCTGGGTAATGTTCTTGGCGTTAAACTCGGCATTTATCAGAGTGCCGACTGGGAGCGCCGTTCCGGCTCAAAAAAAATCATGCAAAAAGAATCGGCCTCGCGTAGAAGCCAGAACCCGTTGCTCGCCAATGCCCCGGAAACCTTCAGTGACTTCGTTGATGTCAGCGGCAACTGGTGGGGGGATGATACGGCGCAGTTGACCAAGGTCGGGGAGGGTAATAGCCCGCTGTTTTACGATCGACACGACGAGCCTGAGGTTACTTACGAAAACTACGGTCCAGGGGTCTATAAACTTGATCGCGTGCACTTTTCTCCCTGGCTGAATGAGCCGGTGAAAGATGTCGGACCTGTGGAGTCGAAATGA
- a CDS encoding carboxypeptidase-like regulatory domain-containing protein, which yields MRRLVFLILLMAMPSLLTAAMIEGRVVSGDEPLAGVVVTAHASLDFTTEPIARSAASDSEGLYQMELPAGTYALFGWNDDRSRFAFCGRNPVNLTEGSTWVGLQSVPVTTSDVDAYDDDYSAAIEGQVLHEGTPLEGAYVYLYLDVAEDLKGQGYRLSMPTGPDGYFRFDGLPESDYYLVVRHRQNGQRVGPVQEGDSFGLFPGNPLTAKSGQVQQLKLHSVAKLKDASESETFGRATGPVLRGTVVDTSGQGVAGVHVFAYVDRVIGHQRPAAISTPTAVDGGFVVNLPEPGTYYVGAREAYGDSPAPGELFGMYEESADHGLTLEKGQNLDELRIVVEPVAIF from the coding sequence ATGAGGCGGTTGGTCTTTCTGATTCTCCTGATGGCAATGCCATCTCTGCTTACAGCGGCAATGATTGAAGGTCGTGTCGTGAGTGGTGATGAGCCGCTCGCCGGGGTCGTGGTGACAGCCCATGCTTCACTCGATTTCACAACCGAGCCGATCGCCCGCTCGGCGGCCAGCGACAGTGAAGGCCTTTATCAAATGGAATTGCCGGCCGGTACTTACGCCCTCTTTGGTTGGAATGATGATCGTAGCCGGTTCGCTTTTTGTGGCCGAAACCCGGTTAACCTGACGGAAGGCTCGACCTGGGTTGGCCTGCAGTCTGTTCCGGTCACAACCTCAGATGTTGATGCTTATGATGATGACTATAGCGCGGCCATAGAAGGCCAGGTTCTGCATGAAGGCACGCCGCTGGAAGGGGCTTACGTTTACCTCTACCTGGATGTAGCTGAAGATCTTAAGGGCCAGGGCTACCGCCTCTCTATGCCAACGGGGCCGGACGGCTATTTCCGTTTTGATGGCTTGCCGGAGAGCGATTATTATCTTGTTGTACGGCATCGTCAAAACGGCCAGCGGGTCGGGCCGGTGCAGGAAGGAGACTCATTTGGTCTATTCCCTGGCAACCCTTTAACTGCAAAGTCAGGACAGGTGCAACAGCTCAAGCTGCACAGTGTTGCCAAGCTCAAAGACGCCAGCGAAAGTGAAACCTTCGGCCGAGCGACGGGCCCGGTTTTACGGGGGACCGTCGTGGATACTTCGGGGCAGGGCGTTGCCGGCGTACACGTATTCGCTTATGTTGACCGGGTTATCGGTCATCAAAGACCTGCGGCTATTTCGACACCAACGGCTGTTGACGGCGGTTTTGTCGTCAACCTGCCGGAGCCGGGCACTTACTATGTTGGAGCACGAGAAGCTTACGGTGACTCTCCTGCACCGGGAGAACTCTTCGGCATGTATGAAGAGAGTGCTGATCATGGTCTGACCCTCGAGAAGGGCCAAAACCTTGACGAGCTTCGCATTGTCGTCGAACCGGTTGCGATTTTTTAG
- a CDS encoding DUF3467 domain-containing protein: MEEKKPQEVKLEIQLDEETAQGTYVNLAVVNHNDSEFVVDLIFVQPQTPRAKVRSRVILSPQHAKRFVAALQENINRYEQNFGEIAPAQQPADDVGHYH, encoded by the coding sequence ATGGAAGAAAAGAAGCCGCAAGAAGTTAAACTGGAGATCCAACTTGACGAAGAGACGGCTCAGGGGACTTATGTCAACCTGGCGGTGGTCAATCACAACGATTCGGAATTTGTGGTCGACCTGATCTTTGTTCAGCCACAGACTCCTCGTGCAAAGGTTCGTTCCCGGGTGATCCTTTCTCCTCAGCACGCCAAGCGTTTTGTCGCTGCGTTGCAGGAGAATATTAACCGCTACGAACAGAACTTTGGCGAGATTGCACCGGCCCAGCAACCTGCTGATGATGTGGGACATTATCATTAG